In one Vanessa tameamea isolate UH-Manoa-2023 chromosome 12, ilVanTame1 primary haplotype, whole genome shotgun sequence genomic region, the following are encoded:
- the LOC113392934 gene encoding small ribosomal subunit protein uS3m has product MNTSIIKIAQASNALSQFSPVFASQFHTSSALCRVVSGKYRITKKRDRPLTYEMANPPHYIAHRKSWNSWNTSSLKDGLRKSETAVEDEFIRRFINGTWHGLVCSEVIIKRQFNHIRIAAIMRRAVSPTKMYFLLGYTEELLSTWIQCPVTLELQTVDSYEDVVFKYI; this is encoded by the exons atgaatacaTCTATCATAAAAATCGCCCAg GCTTCAAATGCACTATCGCAATTTTCTCCGGTATTTGCGTCCCAATTCCACACATCATCAGCACTCTGCAGAGTCGTTTCCGGGAAATATAGAATAACGAAGAAGAGAGACAGGCCACTAACTTATGAAATGGCTAACCCACCTCACTATATTGCTCACCGAAAGTCTTGGAACTCGTGGAATACGT CAAGTTTAAAAGATGGTCTGCGGAAATCAGAAACAGCAGTTGAAGATGAGTTTATCAGGAGATTCATAAATGGAACTTGGCATGGCCTTGTTTGTAGCGAG gtTATAATAAAACGACAGTTCAATCATATTAGAATAGCAGCAATCATGAGACGAGCAGTGTCTCCAACAAAGATGTACTTCCTTTTAGGCTACACCGAGGAACTTCTATCAACATGGATACAATGTCCAGTGACATTGGAGCTGCAAACAGTTGACAGCTACGAAGATGTtgtcttcaaatatatttaa
- the LOC113393123 gene encoding uncharacterized protein LOC113393123, which produces MKEETDSITKQKIHNITDKIDKIARDIQTHSSDDEKYQLLRNMEKKLQKAAQHLGSKGKNHVELIMQGIKLKTFDSLRETTTNNYERTLNKEKILSISKLVNTKNIDILATKINLLIENELEGLKTAHNKHTLLEDIKERVLETVNEKQKGIRESNNDHRIDSNLTRRVDLRGSGEAEVKSYSNGEKKDIAHAIHDNLREDGNTFFKSVTTSPMCQDISDRTCLQIKSMSSLKCLYDDIIVPLHKLCNGIYDCPDSSDEKYCGSQAMERMQYSDRVVTNIKSNLGNNNCFEMYDSKTILSKRSQIIKNVLKMQEEFREKYKKSFHNDNLILKKDPNEENVRVKSNEIAVTISSFALALESALCSFKSDEYQTRRKTDILDNNIGQYMPKRPSWPPKGCKCNTEECTNCTNACKRICSQQNSLTSWNCVSIHGTDKVSLNTLCDGKLDCLDESDENDCMKGTGYKKFEAHEIYSNVLKMLKLKSSKESLPTQKKLLDLWNLISKLQQLTTKYIPDTTAIKKLRNKCYSSLKTIYSDILLESYAANEVEEAYLFLMSVNENLGAALKRSNTGNSKIIADGCHCRNGLCASTMCSKICIKACTVEPKLTRFYCDENYTATTSIDDICDNKTDCRNGFDEFNCKKDEICRRHHLILLRHSLRGIGENLKGTALGELLISWKTKVISTIKVVEKNRRPRPRVLKNTVKDILRDLLVAYGTLEEYRRSNTDYALPEFLLIAQIVMESLKSCGK; this is translated from the exons ATGAAAGAAGAAACTGATTCgattacgaaacaaaaaattcataatataactgacaaaattgataaaatagcCCGTGATATTCAGACACATTCGTCTGACGATGAAAAATATCAACTTCTAAGGAATATggaaaaaaagttacaaaaagcTGCACAACACTTAGGCAGCAAAGGTAAAAACCACGTCGAATTGATTATGCaaggaattaaattaaaaacctttGACAGTTTAAGAGAAACCACAACCAATAATTATGAAAGgacattaaataaagaaaaaatcttaagCATAAGTAAActtgtaaatacaaaaaatatagacaTATTAGCgaccaaaattaatttacttattgaaAATGAGTTAGAGGGGCTGAAAACAGcacataataaacatacactTTTGGAAGACATCAAAGAAAGAGTGCTTGAAACTGTTAATGAGAAACAGAAAGGAATTCGAGAAAGTAATAATGATCACAGAATTGATTCAAATCTTACAAGACGCGTAGATCTAAGAGGAAGCGGTGAAGCTGAAGTTAAAAGTTATTCCAATGGCGAAAAAAAAGATATTGCTCATGCGATACATGACAATTTACGAGAAGACGGTAATACTTTTTTCAAAAGTGTAACAACTTCGCCAATGTGTCAAGATATATCTGACCGTacttgtttacaaataaaaagtatgagTAGTTTGAAATGTCTTTACGATGATATAATTGTGCCTCTTCATAAACTATGCAACGGCATATATGATTGTCCAGATAGTTCAGATGAAAAATATTGTGGCTCACAAG CAATGGAAAGAATGCAATACTCTGATCGCGTAGTAACGAATATCAAGTCCAATCTCGGAAACAATAACTGTTTTGAAATGTATGACAGCAAAACTATTTTGTCTAAAAGaagtcaaataattaaaaatgtattgaaaatgcAAGAAGAAtttagagaaaaatataaaaaatcctttCATAATGATAATTTGATTCTGAAAAAGGATCCTAATGAAGAAAACGTAAGAGTTAAATCGAATGAAATTGCTGTAACAATAAGTTCTTTTGCACTAGCTCTGGAGAGCGCGTTATGTTCGTTCAAATCTGACGAATATCAAACACGAAGAAAAACTGATATCTTGGACAACAATATAGGTCAATATATGCCGAAAAGACCTTCTTGGCCACCAAAAGGATGTAAATGTAACACAGAAGAATGTACTAACTGTACAAATGCCTGCAAACGTATTTGTTCGCAGCAAAATAGTCTCACATCATGGAATTGTGTGTCAATACACGGCACTGACAAAGTATCCTTAAACACGTTATGTGACGGCAAATTAGATTGTTTGGATGAAAGCGATGAGAACGATTGTATGAAAG gTACTGGTTACAAGAAATTTGAGGCACACGAAATATATAGCAATGTTCTCAAGatgctaaaattaaaatcttcaaAAGAAAGCCTACCAACGCAAAAGAAATTGTTAGATCTTTGGAATCTAATCTCCAAGTTACAGCAACTCACTACAAAGTATATACCTGATACTACAGCGATAAAAAAACTTAGGAATAAATGCTATTCCTCATTAAAGACAATATATTCAGATATATTGCTCGAATCGTACGCTGCTAATGAAGTAGAAGAggcctatttatttttaatgtctgtTAACGAAAATTTAGGGGCTGCATTAAAACGATCCAATACAGGAAACAGTAAAATTATAGCTGATGGATGCCATTGTAGGAACGGACTATGTGCTTCAACAATGTGttctaaaatatgtattaaagcgTGTACAGTTGAACCTAAATTAACGCGATTTTATTGTGACGAAAACTATACTGCGACAACATCTATAGATGACATTTGTGATAACAAAACGGATTGTCGTAATGGCTTTGATGAATTTAATTGCAAAAAag atGAGATTTGTCGTCGTCACCATCTCATACTTCTACGTCATAGCTTACGAGGAATCGGCGAAAATCTTAAAGGAACCGCCTTAGGAGAGCTGCTAATTTCTTGGAAAACGAAG GTTATATCGACCATAAAAGTTGTTGAAAAAAATAGAAGACCGAGACCGAGAGTTTTAAAGAACACCGTGAAAGATATTCTTAGAGATTTACTTGTAGCCTACGGTACTCTTGAGGAATATCGAAGAAGCAATACCGATTATGCTTTGCCGGAGTTCTTGCTCATTGCTCAAATTGTAATGGAATCTCTGAAATCTTGTggcaaataa
- the LOC113392933 gene encoding uncharacterized protein LOC113392933 has translation MADRYYGFGGRPPHGYPEGPPGSGDQTHPYPYGPGVVFYPVHPAYFYPPHHHYPPPVPPGAVQVVDSNPEDDVPQLPGETVELPWSTYRWVPACLSQRSIPMGALRVGTDADGDEIYAGRAHHAGDILPAKVIPSKNACYIAYNGEELPKDQFEVLVPAMFSWQFSTDGNVPPGAVEAGVTADGEKLFFGRVNHDGCTTPGKIHPSHATCYYPFGGEERSSPEYECLVLM, from the exons ATGGCAG ACAGATATTACGGTTTTGGTGGAAGACCACCACACGGCTACCCAGAAGGGCCACCGGGATCCGGTGATCAAACCCATCCTTATCCCTACGGACCCGGAGTTGTTTTCTATCCAGTTCATCCCGCGTATTTCTACCCTCCGCACCACCACTATCCCCCACCAGTACCCCCAGGGGCAGTCCAAGTAGTCGATTCTAATCCAGAAGATGATGTACCACAATTACCCGGGGAGACGGTCGAGTTGCCATGGA gtaCATATCGTTGGGTTCCGGCATGTTTAAGCCAGAGGAGTATCCCAATGGGAGCTCTCCGTGTTGGCACTGACGCTGATGGAGACGAAATCTACGCGGGCAGAGCTCACCACGCAGGAGACATTCTCCCAGCCAAGGTCATTCCTTCCAAGAATGCTTGCTACATCGCCTACAACGGCGAAGAGCTACCTAAGGATCAGTTTGAG GTACTTGTTCCCGCCATGTTCTCGTGGCAGTTCTCCACCGACGGCAACGTGCCCCCAGGCGCAGTTGAAGCCGGTGTAACTGCTGACGGAGAGAAACTTTTCTTCGGAAGGGTCAACCATGATGGCTGCACTACTCCTGGAAAG ATCCACCCCAGCCATGCAACTTGCTACTATCCCTTCGGTGGTGAAGAGAGGAGCTCCCCCGAGTACGAATGCCTCGTCCTTATGTAA